One genomic segment of Acinetobacter oleivorans DR1 includes these proteins:
- a CDS encoding AraC family transcriptional regulator — protein MPQNHLTEHLVDAFLHLAPAEGLYPTFISNITLMRVDHSTPPVAVLQEPSIVLVIQGLKRGYIGKEIFQFQRGQCLFISIAIPFDCDTVVENNEPMLAIAIKFEPQMMADLITKMDKQQQVITEDAHAEDLKLSCGLRVIDMNATISEVALRLLNLLRSKQDTFILGEQVKRELVYRVVQASGGNLVESLSAIASRNGVIYTICEIIQRDYYHNLTVQELAKQAGMSISLFHQTFKKVTNYSPLQYIKITRLHKARELIMNNKMGVAEAAYEVGYVSASQFSREFKRLFGVPPKSSII, from the coding sequence ATGCCGCAAAATCATCTTACAGAACATTTGGTCGATGCATTTTTGCACTTGGCTCCAGCAGAAGGACTCTATCCTACTTTTATCTCTAACATCACTTTGATGCGTGTAGATCATTCCACACCTCCTGTTGCCGTGCTGCAAGAACCCTCAATTGTTTTAGTTATACAGGGATTGAAGCGAGGGTATATTGGTAAAGAAATCTTTCAATTTCAACGAGGGCAGTGCTTATTCATCTCAATTGCAATACCGTTTGATTGCGATACTGTTGTTGAAAATAATGAACCAATGTTGGCGATTGCAATAAAATTTGAACCACAAATGATGGCTGATCTCATTACTAAAATGGATAAACAGCAACAAGTGATTACTGAAGATGCTCACGCGGAAGATTTAAAATTAAGCTGTGGACTTAGAGTGATTGACATGAATGCCACCATTTCAGAGGTTGCTCTCAGATTGCTCAATTTACTTCGCTCTAAACAAGATACTTTTATATTAGGTGAGCAAGTTAAAAGAGAATTGGTTTATCGTGTGGTGCAGGCCTCAGGTGGTAATTTAGTCGAGAGTTTATCGGCTATAGCAAGTCGAAATGGTGTGATTTACACCATTTGTGAAATTATTCAGCGTGATTATTATCATAATTTAACGGTTCAAGAATTGGCGAAACAAGCGGGCATGAGCATCTCGCTTTTTCATCAAACTTTTAAAAAGGTGACGAATTATTCGCCTTTACAGTACATCAAAATTACTCGGCTACATAAGGCTCGTGAGTTAATCATGAACAATAAAATGGGTGTAGCAGAAGCAGCCTATGAAGTGGGGTATGTCAGTGCTTCACAATTTAGCCGAGAATTTAAGCGACTGTTTGGCGTTCCACCCAAGTCCTCAATTATTTAA
- a CDS encoding NAD(P)H-quinone oxidoreductase gives MEYFMTLPKTMKIIEITAPGGPEVLKVQDASLPVPQADEVLIEVKAAGINRPDVLQRMGLYPMPKGVTQIPGLEVAGVVVAVGEQVDQFKVGDKVCALTNGGGYAEYCAVTATQVLPIPENLSFTQAAAIPETFFTVWANLFDIGRLKKDETALIHGGASGIGTTALAICQALGIRTFATVGSEDKVEALSSFTTAINYKTQDFEQEILKHTQNQGVDVILDIVGGSYFTKNLNLLKRDGRLVIIGFMGGRIAKEFDLQKLILKRATITGSTMRARNSQEKAEIAQSLHEHVWPLLAQGKCLPQIYKTYAFSDVQSAHACMEQGDHIGKIVLEMNA, from the coding sequence ATGGAGTATTTTATGACCCTTCCCAAAACCATGAAAATTATTGAAATTACGGCTCCTGGTGGACCTGAGGTTCTAAAAGTTCAAGATGCTAGTCTTCCAGTACCTCAAGCAGATGAAGTCTTAATTGAGGTAAAGGCTGCTGGAATTAACCGTCCTGACGTTTTACAGCGTATGGGTTTATATCCAATGCCTAAAGGTGTTACTCAAATACCGGGACTTGAAGTCGCTGGTGTCGTGGTTGCTGTGGGTGAACAAGTAGATCAATTCAAGGTTGGTGATAAAGTTTGTGCCCTAACAAATGGCGGTGGTTATGCAGAATATTGTGCGGTAACTGCAACTCAAGTATTGCCAATACCTGAAAATTTATCTTTTACTCAAGCTGCTGCGATTCCAGAAACATTTTTTACGGTTTGGGCAAACCTATTTGATATTGGCCGTTTAAAGAAAGATGAAACCGCACTGATTCATGGTGGGGCAAGTGGTATTGGAACTACAGCTTTAGCGATTTGCCAAGCTTTAGGAATTAGAACTTTTGCGACCGTTGGTAGTGAAGATAAAGTTGAAGCACTCTCTAGTTTCACCACAGCAATTAACTATAAAACCCAAGATTTTGAGCAAGAAATTTTGAAACATACTCAAAATCAAGGTGTTGATGTTATTTTGGATATTGTGGGTGGTTCTTATTTCACGAAAAATTTAAATCTATTAAAACGTGATGGCCGACTTGTCATTATTGGTTTTATGGGTGGTCGAATCGCAAAAGAATTTGATTTACAAAAACTGATTTTAAAACGTGCCACAATTACGGGTTCAACGATGCGAGCACGTAATAGCCAAGAAAAAGCCGAGATTGCACAATCTTTGCATGAGCATGTATGGCCGCTCTTGGCACAAGGTAAATGTTTACCGCAAATCTATAAAACGTATGCTTTTTCAGATGTACAAAGTGCTCACGCATGTATGGAACAAGGTGATCATATTGGAAAGATCGTTTTAGAAATGAATGCATAA
- the hchA gene encoding glyoxalase III HchA: MNTANIDDKNPTPDLAEDNAFFPSPYSLSQYTAPKTDYDGTTYSTPYAGNKKVLMIATDERYIQMQNGKFFSTGNHPVEMLLPMFHLDNAGFEIDVATLSGNPAKLEMWAMPKQEQVVLDTFQKYADKLKNPLKLTDILENAVGENSPYAAVFIPGGHGVLAKIPHSLEVKKVLKWAVEQDKFIITLCHGPASLLAAAVDEQPENYIFKGYQICVFPDSLDKGANIDIGYMPGALPWLVGENLEKLGVEILNKGITGQCHRDRKLLTGDSPLASNNLGKLAAETLLAEVKD; this comes from the coding sequence ATGAATACCGCAAATATTGATGATAAAAATCCTACTCCAGATTTGGCTGAAGATAATGCCTTTTTCCCATCACCTTATTCACTGAGTCAATATACTGCTCCTAAAACCGATTACGACGGCACGACTTATTCAACGCCGTATGCGGGTAATAAAAAAGTTTTAATGATTGCAACTGATGAGCGTTACATCCAGATGCAAAACGGTAAGTTCTTTTCAACAGGTAACCACCCTGTAGAAATGCTTTTACCGATGTTTCATTTAGATAATGCTGGCTTTGAAATTGATGTTGCGACACTTTCTGGAAACCCTGCCAAACTTGAAATGTGGGCAATGCCAAAGCAAGAACAAGTTGTATTAGATACCTTTCAGAAATATGCAGACAAATTAAAAAATCCATTAAAGCTAACTGATATTTTAGAAAACGCAGTGGGGGAAAATTCACCATATGCGGCTGTATTTATTCCGGGTGGGCATGGCGTATTAGCTAAAATTCCACATAGCCTTGAGGTGAAAAAAGTTCTTAAATGGGCGGTTGAACAAGATAAATTTATTATTACTTTATGTCATGGTCCAGCTTCATTACTGGCTGCGGCAGTAGATGAACAACCAGAAAACTATATTTTTAAAGGCTATCAAATTTGTGTATTCCCTGATTCATTAGATAAGGGCGCAAATATTGATATTGGTTATATGCCCGGGGCTTTACCTTGGCTAGTAGGTGAAAACCTTGAAAAACTCGGTGTAGAAATTTTAAATAAGGGCATTACAGGTCAATGTCATAGAGACCGTAAATTGCTAACTGGTGATAGTCCGCTTGCTTCTAATAATTTAGGAAAACTTGCAGCTGAAACATTGTTGGCTGAAGTGAAGGATTAA
- a CDS encoding TIGR03643 family protein: protein MKKVDEQDLSRIIEMAWEDRTPFEAIEREYGLSESEVIRLMRYNLKTNSFKLWRKRMAGRKTKHQQLRSPEIERAYCSRQYKYA, encoded by the coding sequence ATGAAAAAAGTTGATGAACAGGACTTATCTAGAATTATTGAAATGGCATGGGAAGATCGCACTCCATTTGAAGCAATTGAGCGAGAATATGGCTTAAGTGAAAGTGAAGTTATTCGTTTAATGAGATACAACCTGAAAACCAATAGTTTTAAACTCTGGCGCAAACGTATGGCAGGGCGTAAAACTAAGCATCAACAATTACGTTCGCCAGAAATTGAACGAGCTTACTGTTCGCGTCAGTATAAATATGCATAA
- a CDS encoding amino acid permease has protein sequence MTNESSTLQRGLKNRHIQLIAMGGAIGTGLFLGSAQVIQSAGPSIILGYAIGGLIAFLIMRHLGEMIVEEPVAGSFSHFAYKYWGKFPGFLAGWNYWILYVLVAMSELTAVAKYINYWWPHIPAWTSVLFFFVVITAVNLTNVKFYGESEFWLAIIKVTAVISMIIFGLYLLFTADAGSSISFSNLWTHGGFFPNGFSGLFYMLAFLMFAFGGIELIGMAAAEAKDPKKTIPKAINQVVFRILIFYIGSLTILLSLVPWNQLDLGGLDKSPFVMIFSQMGIGWAAHLLNFIILTAALSVYNSGMFANSRMLYGLAQQGNAPKVFKKVNKQGVPVPAVLLSALLIFGCVLLNYFVPEDALSHLMYIVVGALVLNWAMISLTHLKFRSAMKAKGETTHFPALWAPFSNYLVLGFIAVVLYIMWSQGFKESVMMIPIWIVLMFVLFKLLNSKKQ, from the coding sequence TTGACCAACGAATCTTCTACACTGCAACGAGGACTAAAAAATCGACATATCCAATTAATTGCTATGGGTGGAGCAATTGGTACCGGATTATTTTTAGGCTCGGCGCAAGTGATTCAATCTGCGGGACCATCCATTATTTTAGGATATGCCATTGGTGGCTTAATCGCGTTTTTGATTATGCGCCACTTGGGAGAAATGATTGTTGAAGAACCTGTTGCAGGATCGTTCAGCCATTTTGCTTATAAATATTGGGGGAAATTTCCCGGATTTTTAGCTGGATGGAATTATTGGATACTCTATGTTCTGGTTGCGATGAGTGAACTCACCGCTGTTGCCAAATATATTAATTATTGGTGGCCTCATATTCCAGCGTGGACTTCTGTCTTATTTTTCTTTGTCGTTATTACAGCCGTAAACTTAACCAATGTTAAGTTTTATGGTGAATCTGAATTTTGGCTCGCCATTATTAAAGTAACTGCGGTCATCTCGATGATTATTTTTGGGCTTTATTTGTTGTTTACAGCAGATGCGGGTTCAAGCATTTCATTTAGTAACCTGTGGACACATGGTGGATTTTTTCCAAATGGCTTTAGTGGTCTGTTCTATATGTTAGCTTTCTTAATGTTCGCCTTTGGCGGCATTGAGCTAATTGGTATGGCAGCAGCAGAAGCAAAAGATCCGAAAAAAACCATTCCAAAAGCAATCAACCAAGTTGTTTTCCGTATATTGATTTTCTATATCGGTTCACTAACCATTTTGCTTTCATTAGTGCCATGGAACCAGTTAGATCTTGGTGGCCTCGACAAAAGCCCATTCGTCATGATTTTTAGCCAAATGGGAATTGGTTGGGCTGCGCATCTTCTTAACTTTATTATTTTAACTGCTGCTTTATCTGTTTATAACAGTGGTATGTTTGCAAACAGCCGTATGTTATACGGTCTAGCTCAACAAGGTAATGCTCCAAAAGTTTTCAAAAAAGTAAACAAACAAGGTGTACCTGTTCCAGCCGTATTACTTTCTGCATTATTAATTTTTGGTTGTGTACTGTTGAACTACTTTGTACCCGAAGATGCATTAAGTCACTTAATGTATATCGTTGTTGGTGCATTAGTATTGAACTGGGCAATGATTAGTTTGACTCACCTCAAATTTAGATCAGCAATGAAGGCAAAAGGTGAAACAACTCACTTCCCTGCACTTTGGGCACCATTTAGCAACTATTTGGTTTTAGGCTTTATTGCGGTTGTTCTCTACATTATGTGGAGCCAAGGGTTCAAAGAATCTGTGATGATGATTCCTATCTGGATTGTTCTCATGTTTGTACTATTTAAATTATTGAATTCTAAAAAACAATAA